A single window of Streptomyces xanthii DNA harbors:
- a CDS encoding histidine triad nucleotide-binding protein, which produces MTGEPQADCLFCKIVAGDVPATIVRETPTTVAFRDINPQAPTHVLVIPRVHHPDAASLAAAEPQIAADVLREAGEVAVEEKLDSHRIVFNTGSGAGQTVFHAHAHVLGGRGLQWPPG; this is translated from the coding sequence TTGACCGGGGAACCGCAGGCCGACTGCCTGTTCTGCAAGATCGTCGCCGGGGACGTACCCGCCACGATCGTCCGCGAGACGCCGACCACCGTCGCGTTCCGCGACATCAACCCCCAGGCCCCGACCCACGTCCTGGTCATCCCGCGCGTCCACCACCCGGACGCCGCCTCCCTCGCCGCGGCGGAGCCCCAGATCGCCGCTGATGTGCTGCGCGAGGCCGGCGAGGTCGCCGTCGAGGAGAAGCTGGACAGCCACCGCATCGTGTTCAACACGGGCAGCGGCGCCGGCCAGACCGTGTTCCACGCGCACGCCCACGTGCTCGGCGGCCGCGGCCTCCAGTGGCCCCCCGGATAA
- a CDS encoding ribonuclease Z encodes MSVREFVVLGTASQVPTRHRNHNGYLLRWDAEGILFDPGEGTQRQMLRAGVAAHDLNRICVTHFHGDHSLGLAGVIQRINLDRVPHPVTAHYPASGQRFFDRLRYSTAYRETVDIAEEPVSGEGAVLADTPAYRLEARLLSHPVESYGYRLVEPDGRRMLPEALAAHGIAGPDVGRLQRDGALRGVTLDDVSEVRPGQRVAFVMDTRMCAGVSELAEGCDLLVIESTFLDEDERLAADHGHLTAGQAARVAAQAGVRHLVLTHFSQRYSDPAEFERQARAAGYAGELTVARDLDRVPVPKRR; translated from the coding sequence GTGTCCGTACGTGAGTTCGTCGTCCTCGGCACCGCGAGCCAGGTGCCGACGCGGCACCGCAACCACAACGGCTACCTGCTGCGCTGGGACGCCGAGGGCATCCTCTTCGATCCCGGAGAGGGCACCCAGCGCCAGATGCTGCGGGCCGGCGTCGCCGCGCACGACCTGAACCGGATCTGCGTCACGCACTTCCACGGCGACCACTCCCTCGGCCTCGCGGGCGTCATCCAGCGCATCAACCTGGACCGGGTCCCGCACCCGGTGACCGCCCACTACCCGGCCTCCGGGCAGCGGTTCTTCGACCGGCTCCGGTACTCCACCGCGTACCGGGAGACCGTCGACATCGCCGAGGAACCGGTCTCGGGGGAGGGCGCGGTGCTCGCCGACACCCCCGCGTACCGGCTCGAGGCACGCCTGCTGTCGCACCCCGTCGAGTCCTACGGGTACCGGCTCGTGGAGCCCGACGGCCGCCGCATGCTGCCCGAGGCGCTCGCCGCGCACGGCATCGCCGGACCCGACGTGGGCCGCCTCCAGCGGGACGGCGCACTGCGCGGCGTCACGCTCGACGACGTGAGCGAGGTGCGGCCGGGGCAGCGGGTCGCCTTCGTGATGGACACGAGGATGTGCGCGGGCGTCTCCGAGCTCGCCGAGGGCTGCGATCTGCTCGTCATCGAGTCGACGTTCCTCGACGAGGACGAGCGGCTCGCCGCGGACCACGGGCATCTGACGGCAGGCCAGGCCGCCCGCGTCGCCGCGCAGGCCGGGGTGCGGCACCTCGTGCTCACCCACTTCAGCCAGCGCTACTCCGACCCGGCCGAGTTCGAGCGGCAGGCGCGGGCCGCCGGGTACGCGGGCGAACTGACCGTCGCCCGCGACCTCGACCGGGTGCCGGTGCCCAAGCGCCGCTGA
- a CDS encoding adenosine deaminase has translation MSLAPLARIPKAELHLHIEGTLEPELAFELAARNGVTLPYADTEALRQAYLFDDLQSFLDLYYALMAVLLTEDDFADLADAYLARAAEQGVRHAEIFFDPQAHMARGVGMGTVVEGLTRALARSEERHGISTKLIMCFLRDQSAESAMETLRAAEPYLDRIVGVGLDSAEVGNPASKFREVYAAAGELGLRKVAHAGEEGDPSYVWEALDVLGVERVDHGLRSMEDPKLVERLVRDRVPLTLCPLSNVRLRTIDVLEDHPLRAMMDAGLLCTVNSDDPAYFGGYVGDTFHAVHEALGIDPERVRQLARNSFEASFLDGSEEDEARRARYLAEVDAYEF, from the coding sequence ATGTCCCTCGCACCACTCGCCCGCATCCCCAAGGCCGAACTCCACCTGCACATCGAAGGCACCCTCGAACCCGAGCTGGCCTTCGAGCTCGCCGCGCGCAACGGCGTCACCCTGCCGTACGCCGACACCGAGGCGCTGCGGCAGGCCTATCTCTTCGACGACCTGCAGTCCTTTCTCGATCTGTACTACGCGCTGATGGCCGTCCTCCTCACCGAGGACGACTTCGCGGATCTCGCCGACGCCTATCTCGCCCGCGCCGCGGAGCAGGGCGTGCGGCACGCCGAGATCTTCTTCGACCCGCAGGCCCACATGGCGCGCGGTGTCGGGATGGGGACCGTCGTGGAGGGGCTCACGCGGGCGCTCGCGCGCAGCGAGGAGCGGCACGGGATCTCCACGAAGCTCATCATGTGCTTCCTGCGGGACCAGTCCGCCGAGTCGGCGATGGAGACGCTGAGGGCCGCCGAGCCGTATCTCGACCGGATCGTGGGCGTGGGCCTCGACTCGGCCGAGGTCGGCAACCCCGCCTCCAAGTTCCGTGAGGTGTACGCGGCGGCGGGCGAGCTCGGGCTGCGCAAGGTCGCGCACGCGGGCGAGGAGGGCGACCCGTCGTACGTGTGGGAGGCCCTCGACGTGCTCGGTGTCGAGCGCGTCGACCACGGGCTGCGGTCCATGGAGGACCCGAAGCTCGTCGAGCGGCTCGTACGGGACCGGGTGCCGCTGACGCTGTGCCCGCTGTCGAACGTGCGGCTGCGGACGATCGACGTCCTGGAGGACCATCCGCTGCGCGCGATGATGGACGCCGGGCTGCTGTGCACCGTCAACTCCGACGACCCCGCCTACTTCGGCGGATACGTCGGGGACACCTTCCACGCCGTGCACGAGGCGCTCGGCATCGACCCCGAACGGGTGCGGCAGCTCGCCCGCAACTCGTTCGAGGCCTCCTTCCTCGACGGCAGCGAGGAGGACGAGGCCCGCCGGGCCCGCTACCTCGCCGAGGTCGACGCGTACGAGTTCTGA
- a CDS encoding MFS transporter: MSSRTPRPALIALFTAGYLAAYLLPTVVGRVADSLALSPTQAGLVGSALLLSSATAGFTLASRVERIGPRRAARAGLLLAALGYGTAALTGTVPLVVAGAMLGGFGSGTATAVAATGIAAQKDPHRASTLGLLSVSALAGALYLTIPRISTGHAVPFAALALTALTVWPATNRLPEPATEDNSPVQAPHTPLPHARSGMVLAAVIVCWSMAQNSLWGVSSRIGTEQAGLSEITVGSVFAVALGAGLLGVIGAGALGARLGRALPIGLGTALIACCIAVSARADGLGTFATGEIAWNTLYPVVLSYLLGLAASLDPRGRWAVLVGSASSLGTACGPLVGSSLSQAVGFPVMGAALATLLVLLALPLTAVALHTGGRPLFAGAARRSSGAPVGAIVPPSGVPEQPVVEIEMPAAVAEAAPDPVQGDFTAAGPQARTAQS, translated from the coding sequence GTGTCGTCGCGCACCCCCCGGCCCGCTCTCATAGCCCTCTTCACGGCCGGATATCTCGCCGCCTATCTGCTGCCCACCGTCGTCGGCCGTGTCGCCGACAGCCTGGCACTCTCTCCCACCCAGGCCGGTCTCGTCGGCAGTGCGCTGCTGCTGAGCTCGGCCACCGCGGGCTTCACGCTCGCGTCCCGCGTCGAACGCATCGGCCCGCGCAGAGCGGCCCGCGCGGGACTTCTCCTGGCCGCGCTCGGCTACGGCACGGCGGCGCTCACCGGCACCGTCCCGCTGGTCGTCGCGGGTGCGATGCTCGGCGGCTTCGGCTCGGGCACGGCGACGGCGGTGGCCGCGACGGGGATCGCCGCGCAGAAAGACCCTCACCGGGCGTCCACGCTGGGCCTGTTGAGCGTCTCGGCGCTCGCGGGCGCCCTCTACCTGACGATCCCGAGGATCAGCACGGGCCACGCCGTCCCGTTCGCGGCACTCGCGCTGACGGCCCTCACGGTGTGGCCGGCGACGAACCGCCTGCCTGAGCCCGCGACCGAGGACAACAGTCCCGTACAGGCCCCGCACACCCCGCTCCCCCACGCCCGCTCGGGCATGGTCCTGGCCGCGGTGATCGTGTGCTGGTCGATGGCCCAGAACTCGCTGTGGGGCGTCAGCAGCCGCATCGGCACGGAGCAGGCGGGCCTGAGCGAGATCACGGTCGGCAGCGTGTTCGCGGTGGCGCTCGGCGCCGGACTGCTCGGCGTGATCGGCGCGGGCGCCCTCGGCGCGCGGCTGGGCCGCGCCCTGCCCATCGGTCTCGGCACGGCCCTGATCGCCTGCTGCATCGCGGTCAGCGCCCGCGCGGACGGCCTGGGCACCTTCGCGACCGGCGAGATCGCCTGGAACACCCTGTACCCGGTGGTGCTCTCCTACCTGCTGGGCCTGGCCGCCTCGCTCGACCCGCGCGGCCGCTGGGCGGTCCTGGTCGGCTCGGCGTCCTCGCTGGGCACGGCCTGCGGCCCGCTCGTGGGCAGCTCGCTGTCGCAGGCGGTGGGCTTCCCGGTGATGGGCGCGGCGCTCGCCACGCTCCTCGTCCTGCTCGCGCTGCCGCTCACGGCGGTCGCCCTGCACACCGGCGGCCGTCCGCTGTTCGCGGGTGCGGCACGGCGCAGCAGCGGCGCCCCGGTCGGCGCGATCGTCCCGCCGTCCGGTGTGCCCGAGCAGCCGGTCGTGGAGATCGAGATGCCGGCGGCCGTCGCGGAGGCCGCCCCGGACCCGGTCCAGGGCGACTTCACGGCGGCGGGTCCGCAGGCCCGTACGGCTCAGTCCTGA
- a CDS encoding carbohydrate kinase family protein, whose protein sequence is MRTRTTCRERDVNPVEPDRTDPLAPLRRPGDPACDVYLTGTVFLDIVFTGLDSAPVRGTESWARGMGSSPGGVANMATALARLGLRTSLAAAFGDDHYGEYCWDTLERGEGIDLGLSRTVPGWHSPVTVSMAYEGERTMVSHGHEPPPEEPAPRCPPPARAAVASLVPGVSAPWVGDAARAGTRIFADVGWDDTGRWDLGALGDLSECEAFLPNAEEAMRYTGTSCPRAAAHALTEHVPVAVVTLGAEGAYAVDGRTGETASVPAIQVEAMDPTGAGDVFVAGFVTSTLAGWPLADRLAFAGLTAALSVQEFGGSLSAPGWSEIGAWWRQIQAYEERGAQDPAALERYAFLEPLVPAGVRPWPLRRAVPTIGFGRSM, encoded by the coding sequence GTGCGGACCCGTACCACCTGCAGGGAGCGTGATGTGAACCCCGTCGAACCGGACCGCACCGACCCCCTGGCTCCGCTGCGGCGGCCCGGCGACCCCGCCTGCGACGTCTATCTGACGGGCACCGTCTTCCTCGACATCGTGTTCACCGGGCTCGACAGCGCGCCCGTGCGCGGCACCGAGTCCTGGGCCCGCGGCATGGGATCCAGCCCCGGGGGCGTCGCCAACATGGCCACCGCGCTGGCCCGGCTCGGGCTGCGGACCTCGCTGGCGGCGGCCTTCGGGGACGACCACTACGGCGAGTACTGCTGGGACACGCTGGAGCGCGGCGAGGGGATCGACCTCGGGCTCTCGCGGACGGTCCCGGGCTGGCACTCGCCGGTCACCGTCTCCATGGCGTACGAGGGCGAGCGGACCATGGTCAGCCACGGGCACGAGCCGCCGCCGGAGGAGCCCGCGCCCCGCTGCCCCCCGCCGGCCCGGGCGGCCGTGGCGTCCCTGGTGCCGGGGGTGTCCGCGCCCTGGGTGGGGGACGCGGCGCGGGCCGGGACGCGGATCTTCGCCGATGTCGGCTGGGACGACACCGGGCGCTGGGATCTGGGGGCCCTGGGGGACCTCTCGGAGTGCGAGGCCTTCCTGCCGAACGCGGAGGAGGCCATGCGGTACACGGGTACGTCCTGCCCCCGGGCCGCCGCCCACGCGCTGACGGAGCACGTCCCGGTCGCCGTGGTGACGCTGGGCGCGGAGGGTGCCTACGCGGTGGACGGGCGGACCGGGGAGACCGCGTCCGTCCCGGCGATCCAGGTCGAGGCGATGGACCCGACCGGGGCGGGGGACGTGTTCGTCGCCGGGTTCGTCACCAGCACGCTGGCCGGGTGGCCGCTGGCGGACCGGCTGGCCTTCGCGGGACTCACGGCGGCCCTCTCGGTGCAGGAGTTCGGAGGGTCGCTGTCGGCGCCCGGCTGGTCGGAGATCGGGGCGTGGTGGCGGCAGATCCAGGCGTACGAGGAGCGGGGGGCGCAGGATCCGGCGGCGCTGGAGCGGTACGCGTTTCTCGAGCCGCTGGTGCCCGCCGGGGTGCGTCCGTGGCCGCTGCGGCGGGCCGTGCCGACGATCGGGTTCGGCCGCTCCATGTGA
- a CDS encoding PhoH family protein, translating into MTQTSTRAQFTVPAKHPMVEVLGSGDALLRVIERAFPEADIHVRGNEVSAVGEPRDVALIQRLFDEMVLVLRTGAPMSEDAVERSIAMLKGEGEETPAEVLTQNILSSRGRTIRPKTLNQKRYVDAIDKHTIVFGIGPAGTGKTYLAMAKAVQALQSKQVNRIILTRPAVEAGERLGFLPGTLYEKIDPYLRPLYDALHDMLDPDSIPRLMAAGTIEVAPLAYMRGRTLNDAFIILDEAQNTSPEQMKMFLTRLGFDSKIVITGDVTQVDLPGGTKSGLRQVQEILDGVADVHFSRLSSQDVVRHKLVGRIVDAYEKYDTEHGTENGTHQGRPRGK; encoded by the coding sequence ATGACGCAGACATCAACCCGCGCGCAGTTCACCGTTCCCGCGAAGCACCCCATGGTCGAGGTGCTCGGTTCGGGCGACGCGCTGCTGCGAGTCATCGAGAGGGCCTTCCCGGAGGCCGACATCCATGTCCGGGGCAACGAGGTCAGTGCGGTGGGTGAGCCGCGGGACGTGGCGCTCATCCAGCGGCTGTTCGACGAGATGGTGCTGGTGCTGAGGACGGGGGCTCCGATGTCGGAGGATGCGGTCGAGCGGTCGATTGCGATGCTGAAGGGCGAGGGGGAGGAAACTCCGGCGGAGGTTCTCACGCAGAACATCCTGTCGTCGCGGGGGCGGACGATCCGGCCGAAGACGCTCAACCAGAAGCGCTATGTCGATGCCATCGACAAGCACACGATCGTCTTCGGGATCGGGCCCGCCGGTACCGGCAAGACGTACCTGGCCATGGCCAAGGCCGTGCAGGCGCTGCAGAGCAAGCAGGTCAACCGCATCATTCTCACGCGGCCCGCGGTGGAGGCCGGCGAGCGCCTGGGATTCCTGCCCGGAACGCTCTACGAGAAGATCGACCCCTACCTGCGGCCGCTCTACGACGCGCTGCACGACATGCTGGACCCGGACTCCATTCCCCGGCTGATGGCTGCCGGGACCATCGAGGTCGCGCCGCTGGCGTACATGCGCGGCAGGACCCTGAACGACGCCTTCATCATCCTGGACGAGGCGCAGAACACCTCTCCCGAGCAGATGAAGATGTTCCTCACCCGGCTCGGATTCGACTCGAAGATCGTCATCACCGGTGACGTCACGCAGGTCGACCTTCCGGGCGGGACCAAGAGCGGGCTGCGGCAGGTGCAGGAGATCCTGGACGGGGTCGCCGACGTGCACTTCTCGCGGCTGTCGTCGCAGGATGTCGTCCGGCACAAGCTGGTCGGCCGTATCGTCGACGCGTACGAGAAGTACGACACCGAGCACGGTACGGAGAACGGCACCCACCAGGGCCGCCCCAGAGGGAAGTAG
- the ybeY gene encoding rRNA maturation RNase YbeY: MSIDVNNESGTEVDEQAILDIARYALMRMRIHPLSELSVIVVDADAMEQLHVQWMDLPGPTDVMSFPMDELRPPMKDDEEPPQGLLGDIVLCPEVAKKQGEDAPTQHSMDEELQLLTVHGVLHLLGYDHEEPDEKAEMFGLQAAIVDGWRGEKGLTGPSPAPTVS; the protein is encoded by the coding sequence ATGTCGATCGACGTCAACAACGAGTCCGGCACCGAGGTCGACGAGCAGGCGATCCTCGACATCGCCCGCTACGCGCTGATGAGGATGCGCATCCACCCGCTCTCCGAGCTCTCGGTGATCGTGGTGGACGCCGATGCCATGGAGCAGCTCCACGTGCAGTGGATGGACCTGCCGGGGCCCACGGACGTCATGTCCTTCCCGATGGACGAGCTGCGGCCGCCCATGAAGGACGACGAGGAGCCCCCGCAGGGCCTGCTCGGGGACATCGTGCTGTGCCCCGAGGTGGCGAAGAAGCAGGGTGAGGACGCGCCGACCCAGCACTCCATGGACGAGGAGCTTCAGCTCCTGACCGTCCACGGGGTGCTGCACCTGCTGGGGTACGACCACGAGGAGCCCGACGAGAAGGCCGAGATGTTCGGGCTCCAGGCGGCGATCGTGGACGGGTGGCGCGGTGAGAAGGGGCTGACGGGGCCGTCGCCGGCGCCGACCGTGTCATGA
- a CDS encoding hemolysin family protein, giving the protein MSFSLIAGAVALVVVAWLAACAEAGLARVSSFRAEEAVRSGRRGGAKLAQVAADPTRYLNVALLVRVACEMAAAALVTYACLEEFRETWQALLVAIGVMVLVSYVAVGVSPRTIGRQHPLNTATAAAYVLLPLARIMGPIPSLLILIGNALTPGKGFRRGPFASEAELRAMVDLAEKESLIEDEERRMVHSVFELGDTLVREVMVPRTDLVVIERYKTIRQALTLALRSGFSRIPVVGESEDDVVGIVYLKDLVRKTHISRDAEAELVSTAMRPAAFVPDTKNAGDLLREMQQLRNHVAVVIDEYGGTAGIVTIEDILEEIVGEITDEYDRELPPVEELGDDRFRVTARLDIGDLGELYGLEEFDDEDVETVGGLLAKALGRVPIAGASAVVELPDGRVLRLTAEAPAGRRNKIVTVLSEPVEAAGDS; this is encoded by the coding sequence ATGAGTTTCTCGTTGATCGCCGGTGCTGTCGCGCTGGTTGTCGTGGCGTGGCTCGCGGCCTGCGCCGAGGCCGGGCTCGCCCGTGTCTCCAGCTTCCGGGCCGAGGAGGCCGTGCGGTCCGGGCGGCGCGGCGGGGCCAAGCTCGCCCAGGTCGCGGCCGACCCGACGCGCTATCTGAACGTCGCCCTGCTGGTGCGCGTCGCCTGCGAGATGGCCGCCGCGGCCCTGGTGACGTACGCCTGTCTCGAGGAGTTCCGCGAGACCTGGCAGGCGCTGCTCGTGGCCATCGGCGTCATGGTGCTCGTCTCGTACGTCGCCGTGGGCGTCTCGCCGCGGACCATCGGGCGGCAGCACCCGCTCAACACGGCCACGGCCGCCGCGTACGTGCTGCTGCCGCTGGCCCGGATCATGGGGCCCATCCCCTCGCTGCTCATCCTGATCGGCAACGCGCTCACCCCCGGCAAGGGCTTCCGGCGCGGGCCGTTCGCCTCCGAGGCCGAGCTGCGGGCCATGGTCGACCTCGCCGAGAAGGAATCCCTCATCGAGGACGAGGAGCGCCGCATGGTGCACTCCGTCTTCGAGCTCGGGGACACGCTCGTGCGCGAGGTCATGGTGCCGCGCACCGACCTCGTGGTGATCGAGCGGTACAAGACCATCCGGCAGGCCCTGACCCTGGCGTTGCGGTCCGGATTCTCGCGGATTCCCGTGGTGGGGGAGAGCGAGGACGACGTCGTGGGCATCGTGTATCTGAAGGACCTGGTCCGCAAGACGCACATCTCCCGGGACGCCGAGGCCGAGCTGGTCTCCACGGCCATGCGGCCCGCCGCGTTCGTCCCGGACACCAAGAACGCGGGCGATCTGCTGCGGGAGATGCAGCAGCTGCGCAATCACGTCGCCGTGGTCATCGACGAGTACGGCGGCACGGCCGGCATCGTGACCATCGAGGACATTCTCGAGGAGATCGTCGGGGAGATCACGGACGAGTACGACCGTGAGCTGCCGCCCGTGGAGGAGCTGGGCGACGACCGGTTCCGGGTGACCGCGCGGCTCGACATCGGGGACCTCGGCGAGCTGTACGGGCTCGAGGAGTTCGACGACGAGGACGTCGAGACCGTGGGCGGCCTGCTCGCCAAGGCCCTGGGGCGGGTGCCCATCGCGGGCGCCTCCGCGGTGGTCGAGCTGCCGGACGGGCGCGTGCTGCGGCTGACCGCCGAGGCCCCGGCCGGCCGGCGCAACAAGATCGTCACCGTGCTCAGCGAGCCCGTGGAGGCCGCGGGTGACTCCTGA
- a CDS encoding MmcQ/YjbR family DNA-binding protein: MTPDALRALCLSFNAAVEEFPFRPEISVFKVLGKMFALSHLDGEPLTVNLKCDPEDALRLRTQYEGLVVPGWHMNKRHWNTVSAGELPDRVVRELVEDSYDLVVAGLPRAERLKLDR; the protein is encoded by the coding sequence GTGACTCCTGACGCGCTGCGGGCGCTGTGCCTCTCCTTCAACGCCGCCGTGGAGGAGTTTCCCTTCCGGCCGGAGATCTCCGTGTTCAAGGTGCTGGGGAAGATGTTCGCCCTCAGCCACCTCGACGGGGAGCCGCTGACCGTCAACCTGAAGTGCGACCCCGAGGACGCCCTCCGCCTCCGGACCCAGTACGAGGGCCTCGTCGTCCCCGGATGGCACATGAACAAGCGGCACTGGAACACGGTGAGCGCGGGCGAGCTGCCCGATCGGGTGGTGCGCGAGCTGGTCGAGGACTCGTACGACCTCGTGGTCGCGGGACTGCCGCGGGCGGAGCGGCTGAAGCTCGATCGCTGA
- a CDS encoding helix-turn-helix transcriptional regulator yields the protein MPRKRELYGRRREQALLHALVADAEAGPVLMLRGDVGTGKTALLDDVAAHTLEHRPGTTVLRCAGGAPDAALPFSGLLDLLTPVLDHTDALPDFQRRALTEALGLCPPTGQTGELTVRTALRTLLAALPAPVLLVADDLPDLDPATRAALLFLARRPVPGTAVLLAARTSPEHDLPTLDLAGIDDDAARALLDARGVRGAHTAALIAAAEGNPLALTELPEPGPAPLPARLRSAFADRVRALPPQTRTLLLVAAAESRGATASVLAAARHLKLPATALATAETGGLLDVTGPALRFRHPLLRSVLYAGAPSADRARVHEALAAALTGHEALWHRALAATEPDEDLAAALERDADAIAGRGGLTAATTVLTRAAELSPDPAHGSRRFASAAHAAWKSGHPETARTLTARPDRDSPELARLEGLIAYSSGDQPGALRQLVRAAEAHAEHAPAAAAALLFMACDAAEHAGLDEELRRTALRITTLDLPPRHHAYGRLLATGPGAHHDPWAVLDAAPDELGSSRVHRWLWPLAITRDAPDPAPVRDFAERACAEIAAEGVQALLPRPLLWLADLECRTGRIAAATAHAQEALRCTRDLDQPVARADALALLARIAALHADPACRGFADEATALALPLRNRAAQAEASWARALLALARNDTAEAVEHLLTVRSTHSRIARLSAPDLALAQGAVLEAGTDGCAADPFARARAALARGEQLRRDRRAAAAREHLRDAAALFEGLGLTVWRDRARAELRAAGGTAPTPVPHLTPQEHEVARLAAQGLSNKEIGARLTMSPRTAGYHLYKVFPKLGITSRAQLRDLNL from the coding sequence GTGCCGAGGAAACGAGAGTTGTACGGACGCCGACGCGAACAGGCGCTGCTGCACGCGCTGGTCGCCGACGCGGAGGCCGGCCCGGTCCTCATGCTGCGCGGCGACGTGGGCACCGGGAAGACCGCGCTGCTCGACGACGTCGCGGCCCACACTCTGGAACACCGCCCGGGCACCACGGTGCTGCGCTGCGCGGGCGGCGCACCGGACGCGGCGCTCCCCTTCAGCGGCCTCCTGGACCTGCTGACCCCCGTCCTGGACCACACGGACGCCCTCCCCGACTTCCAGCGCCGGGCCCTCACGGAAGCCCTCGGCCTGTGCCCACCCACCGGGCAGACCGGCGAGCTCACGGTCCGCACCGCGCTGCGCACCCTCCTCGCCGCCCTTCCCGCCCCGGTGCTGCTCGTCGCGGACGATCTCCCGGACCTCGACCCGGCGACCCGCGCCGCGCTCCTGTTCCTCGCCCGCCGCCCGGTACCCGGCACGGCCGTCCTCCTGGCCGCCCGTACGAGCCCGGAGCACGATCTGCCCACCCTCGACCTCGCCGGGATCGACGATGACGCCGCCCGCGCCCTGCTCGACGCGCGCGGGGTGCGCGGCGCGCACACCGCGGCCCTGATCGCGGCGGCGGAGGGCAACCCGCTCGCCCTCACCGAACTCCCCGAGCCCGGCCCTGCGCCCCTGCCCGCACGGCTGCGCTCGGCCTTCGCCGACCGCGTCCGCGCCCTGCCCCCGCAGACCCGGACCCTGCTGCTCGTCGCCGCCGCCGAGAGCCGCGGCGCGACCGCCTCGGTCCTCGCCGCGGCCCGGCACTTGAAGCTCCCCGCGACCGCGCTGGCGACCGCCGAGACGGGCGGCCTCCTCGACGTCACGGGCCCCGCCCTGCGCTTCCGCCACCCCCTGCTGCGCTCCGTCCTCTACGCCGGCGCCCCGTCCGCGGACCGGGCCCGCGTCCACGAGGCGCTCGCCGCGGCCCTCACCGGGCACGAGGCGCTCTGGCACCGGGCACTGGCCGCGACGGAGCCCGACGAGGACCTCGCGGCGGCCCTGGAGCGCGACGCCGACGCGATCGCTGGCCGGGGCGGCCTCACCGCCGCCACCACGGTGCTGACCCGCGCCGCGGAGCTGAGCCCCGACCCGGCGCACGGCTCCCGGCGCTTCGCGTCCGCCGCGCACGCCGCCTGGAAGTCCGGCCACCCGGAGACCGCCCGCACCCTGACGGCCCGCCCCGACCGGGACTCGCCCGAACTCGCCCGCCTGGAAGGCCTGATCGCCTACTCGTCTGGCGATCAGCCGGGCGCCCTGCGGCAGTTGGTCCGCGCCGCCGAGGCCCACGCCGAGCACGCCCCCGCGGCCGCCGCCGCCCTGCTCTTCATGGCCTGCGACGCGGCCGAGCACGCGGGCCTGGACGAGGAACTGCGCCGCACCGCCCTGCGGATCACCACCCTCGACCTCCCGCCCCGCCACCACGCCTACGGGCGCCTGCTCGCCACCGGCCCCGGCGCCCACCACGACCCCTGGGCCGTCCTGGACGCCGCCCCCGACGAGCTGGGCTCGAGCCGGGTGCACCGCTGGCTGTGGCCCCTCGCGATCACCCGCGACGCCCCGGACCCGGCGCCCGTACGGGACTTCGCCGAGCGAGCGTGCGCGGAGATCGCCGCCGAGGGGGTCCAGGCCCTGCTCCCGCGCCCGCTGCTGTGGCTGGCCGACCTGGAGTGCCGTACGGGCCGGATCGCGGCGGCGACCGCGCACGCGCAGGAGGCGCTGCGCTGCACCCGCGACCTGGACCAGCCGGTGGCACGGGCCGACGCCCTGGCGCTGCTCGCCCGGATCGCGGCCCTGCACGCAGACCCGGCCTGCCGCGGCTTCGCGGACGAGGCGACGGCCCTGGCCCTGCCCCTGCGCAACCGGGCGGCGCAGGCGGAGGCCTCCTGGGCCCGCGCGTTGCTGGCCCTGGCCCGGAACGACACGGCCGAGGCCGTCGAACATCTTCTGACCGTCCGGAGCACCCACAGCAGAATCGCCCGCCTCAGCGCCCCGGACCTGGCCCTGGCACAGGGGGCGGTCCTCGAAGCCGGGACCGATGGATGCGCCGCGGACCCGTTCGCCCGGGCCCGGGCCGCACTCGCCCGCGGCGAGCAACTGCGCCGGGACCGCCGGGCCGCGGCGGCCCGGGAGCACCTGCGCGATGCCGCGGCCCTGTTCGAAGGGCTGGGCCTGACGGTGTGGCGGGACCGCGCCCGCGCCGAACTGCGCGCGGCGGGCGGCACGGCCCCCACCCCCGTCCCGCACCTCACACCGCAGGAACACGAGGTGGCCCGCCTGGCGGCCCAGGGCCTGTCGAACAAGGAGATCGGCGCCCGCCTCACCATGAGTCCGCGTACAGCGGGCTACCACCTCTACAAGGTATTCCCGAAGCTGGGCATCACGTCCCGTGCCCAACTGCGCGACCTGAACCTCTGA